The region CCCGCTCTGTGCGCTTTGGATAGGTGACCAGGCAGGAGGGTAGCTGCCTCCAGCACAGAGGAGAGGGGCCACCAGACAGACGGCCCTAGGTGGCAGGAGAGAACCCCACCCGGAGCAGACGTGCAGCTCCTATGTCCCAGACAGGACCTGCCAGCACATGAAGCTGGCCGGGCCCCCTAGCCTCACACTGGTAAAGAGCGACCACTCCGGTGTCTCCTGCCCTCAGCTCCTGCTTTGTCAGGAGGACTCTGCAGCTCTGGGCCGGGTCTAGGGCAGTAGGATACTCTTCTGGTCAGGACTCTCCATACTCTGCTGCTCTGCCACTCAGCAACCTGTGGAGGAGGACCCACACCTGCGAGGACCCATGTGCCCTAGACGTGCAGCCCTTGCCAGATGTGGGAGACAGCTGCCTGGAAGCATGTCCCCCACCTGGCCACGACACCCctatctgctgctgctgctgctgctggcctaCAAGGTGAGTGCTTCTGCATGGACGGGCCCTGTGCACATAGCCTGCACTGACTGGCACTGTCCTGTCTGTCTCTTGGCCCCTCTACCTGCCCCCAGCTGCAGGCCACCTCTGCTCAGGTGATGGACTTCCTGTTTGAGAAGTGGAAGCTGTACAGGGACCAGTGTTACCACAACCTGAGCCTGCTGCCCCACCCCACTGGTAAGCCCCCAACAGGGCCTTCCAGCCTCCCGGCCCTGTGTTCCCCCCACAGGAGGGCTGTCTCCTCAAAGCGGCCTACAGGGCTGGGAGTACCTGTCACTCCCCAGGTCCCACCCTGCCTTTATAGGCAACCTTACTATGGTCAGTGAGCACTGAGAGGCCAGAACTTGCATGGCCAAGAAGTGGTTATAGAAAGAGTAGAGCTGCCCCGGCTGGCTGCCTGAGCCTGGGGACCCATCCTTGCCCCCCACGGAGCCCAGAATGCGCAGGCAATTGATGGGAGACACGGGACCTAGGAGGCTGGCAGTGTACACAGGCTGGGCAGGGCTCAGGCTGGACCTCATGATCTGGACTGTCAGTGCAGAGAGACAGGCAGAGGGACACCCCCCCGGCCCTGTGAGGCCACCAGGCTGAGCAAAGGGAGCCATAGCGTTGGCCCTGGACCAAAGATGGATGCCAATAGCATCGGGCTTCAGCCCCCAGAGTGGAGACCCTAGGATGGGTTTGGGATACATTTGAGATACGTGGTCTCCCAGGGGAGGTGCCCTGGGGGAAGCTGGCACTCAGAGATAAGCTAGGCTGGAGGTGGGGGTAGGCACAGTCGGTCTGGGAAGGCAGATGGCCAGGGGAACCTGGCTCCAGACCCAGGTCGGGGGAGAACAGCCCTGGCAATAGTCTGGGAGAGGAGATGAGCCACCAGCACCCCAGCTTCCAGAAGAGGGTTCTTTCAGGCCAGGCCCTGCTAAGGgagcccctcctcccacccccaccccgggccCTGCCTCTGCAGAGCTGGTCTGTAACAGAACCTTCGACAAGTATTCCTGCTGGCCCGACACCCACCCTAACACCACAGCCAACATCTCCTGCCCCTGGTACCTGCCTTGGCATCACAAAGGTAACCACAGGGGATGGGGTGACCAAGGGGCCAGGCCTGGGCTTGGCGCTGACAGAGCCTGTCTGCACCCCCAGTGCAGCACCGCCTCGTGTTCAAGAGATGCGGCCCTGATGGGCAGTGGGTACGTGGGCCCCGGGGACAGCCATGGCGCAATGCCTCCCAGTGCCAGATGGACGATGAGGAGCTGGAGGTCCAGGTCAGCCTGTGGCAGATGCGGCAAGGCTGTGTGGAGGTGCAGGAGGCAGCCTTGCCCTGCCCTGACCAGCCACTGTGGTTTGCAGAAGGAGGTGGTCAAGATGTACAGCAGCTTCCAGGGGGTGTACACGGTGGGCTACAGCCTGTCCCTGGGGGCCCTGGTCCTGGCCCTGGCCACCCTACTGGGCTTCAGGTAGGTGCCACAAGTTCACAGGCAGCCAGGCAGGGAGGAAGGCAGTGGGGCTGATTCGCTGTCTTTGCAGAAAGCTGCACTGCACCCGGAACTACGTTCACGCCAACTTGTTTGCATCCTTCATGCTGAAGGCCTGCTCTGTGCTGGTCATTGACCGGCTACTCAAAACCCGCTACAGCCAGAAGATTGGTGACGACCTCAGCGTGAGCATCTGGCTCAGTGACGGGGTAAGCGCTTTGCCATCCCCCCGGCCAGGCCTGGACCTGGTGGGCAGGTGGCAGTGTGACCCTGCTCACACTGCACCCTGTGCTAGGCAATGGCTGGCTGCCGGGTGGCCTCTGTGTTCATGCAGTATGGTGTGGTGGCCAACTACTGCTGGCTGCTGGTAGAGGGCGTGCACCTGCACAGCCTACTTGGCCGTGCCACCCTTCCTGAGAGGAGCTGCTTCACCCTCTACCTGGGCATCGGCTGGGGTAAGTGGGCTGGTGCTGCGGAGGGGCACGCTGGCCAGGGCCTTGGGACAACAGCTGCTGCCCTCTGCAGGTGCACCCATGCTGTTTGTTATCCCTTGGGCAGTGATCAAATGTCTGTTTGAGAACGTCCAGTGAGTATGAGCTGAGTGGGGAGAGAAGCCTTGAGGGCAGCAGGTGGTAGGTGGGGGACTCTGGCCAAAGGCAGCCCAAGGGAGTGGCAAACCTGGAGCTTAGATGGGATGGGGTCATTGGTGACCTTGTGCCTTCCCTTCTGGAGACATCATGGGATCCTGGAAGAGCCATTGTGGGGCTGAGGGGTGGGTGGACTGTGCCCCAGGGTATGAGTGCCCCACCTGCAGGTGCTGGACCAGCAATGACAACATGGGCTTCTGGTGGATCCTCCGCTTCCCTGTCTTCCTGGCCATCCTGGTGAGATCCCCAGGGGAAGGTCTGGCAGGCAGTACACCCAGGCACGCCTTAGGCAGCCCAGTGACAGACAGCATCCTGCCTGGTCTAGAAGGACAGGGAGGGAGGCTCCAGCACTCCCTGTCCAGCGCCCTGGACAGCAGGCCAGGTGGCCCCTCCAGCCCCAAGGCCCATCTGGCTGCCAGGCACACCTGCAGGAGGGACACATGGGGTTAGCCAGGGACACAGAGCTGGGCCTGGGGCTTGAGGGTTGCCCCAACCTGTGCCCTCCTCAAACAGATCAATTTCATCATCTTTGTCCGCATAATTCACCTCCTCATGGCCAAGCTGCAAGCCCGTCAGATGCACTACACAGACTACAAGTTCCGGTGGGTGTGGGCGGGGCCAGCTACCTGGAGACCTTGAGGGCCAGAGAGTGCCTGGGATGTGACACCAAAGCTGGTGTGGGCAGGCACAGGGTGGCTCAGGCCCTTCCCCTGCAGGCTGGCCAAGTCCACGCTGACCCTTATTCCCCTGCTGGGGGTCCATGAGGTGGTCTTCGCCTTTGTGACCGATGAGCACGCCCAGGGCACCCTGCGCTCCACCAAGCTCTTCTTCGACCTCTTCCTCAGCTCCTTCCAGGTGCCTGCCTGACCCCTACCCTCACCCCTACCCCAGGGCCTAGGGCACTGCCActgacacactctctctctctccagggcCTGCTGGTGGCTGTCCTCTACTGTTTCCTCAATAAGGAGGTGGGTGGGAGTCTGAGGCCATCATCCCTGCCCTGGGCGTCCGTGAGGACACCCAGCCCACCCTCAACTGGGGTTGAGCTCAGGCCACTCCTGTCCCTTGTACCTGCATGATCTGAGCACAGTTGCCACAGCACTGGGTGTCAGCGTCCCCAAGATGCATCAGCCCTGTCCAACTCAGAGTGCAcagtggtggggtgggggcatcCCAGCATCTGGTGCGGGGGCAGCACTACTGTGCCTAGCTTGCAGCTTTCATGACTCTGAGGAACACCACAGCAGGGGActggggaggccagggcaggacagAAAGGCCCAGGGACTGGCCCTAGCCTCCACATACCCCCAGGTGCAGTCAGAATTGCGGCGGTACTGGCGCCGCTGGCTCCTGGGCAAAGCACTGCGGCAGGAGCTGCGCACCAGCAGCCATGTGGCATCGACTGGGCCCAGCCACAGCACCCCCAGCGAGAAGCTGCAGCTTGTAAGGGGAGGTGGCAGCAATGGGGCTGGCCAGGATACCTCTGGAGAGCCCCCTTTGGCCGGTGGCCTCCCTGGGTTGGCTGAAAACACCTTCTGAATCCCTGGCTGGGGTTGGACTCAGACTCCCAGAGAGGACATCACTGGACAGCCCAGAACTGGACACACTGCTGAGGCTGGAGGGCCCTGCCGTCCGTCTCTCCCACAGTGTGGAGGTCTGTGGCGGAGGCTGCCCCTCCCCACACCTGCCCTGTCCCTGAGGGCAGGATCTGGGGTTGGGGAGTGTACGGTAAACTGCATGCCTATGACCCCGTGTGTTGGCATGTCCCATGTGTGTGCCCTCCTACAATAAAGAGCAAGTAATGGCCACAGTGCACATCTGGGAGAGTGGGGCTGGGGATGGCCTGGGGAGGGTGGCTGGTGCCGGCTGTGGGTGGTGCCAGAGGGAGCATCTGCTTCCCAGAGAGTTAGAGCTGGATCCCCCAGTGGGTCCCTGGGTGGACAGCAGTGCCTGTCCCTGCTTGAGCAGGTTCTGGCCACCTGGTTCAGGTGGGTGGTCCTCCAGGAGCTTTggcccccagcctcccagaggatcAATATTTGCCAGCAGAGAGATGTGAAAGGGCACGGTGTCTAAGAGAGGGCCTGATGCCATAGTCCTACCAACACCCAGGAACATCAGATGTACCCACAGGGTATCTCTAGAAGCCCTCTCCCTGGAAGTAGCCTGGACTGGGATGCATGGCAGGACTGCCCTCCATCGCAGCTCCAGCCACCCTGGCAGTTCGCAGGCTACATAGCAGGTTGAAGCACCAAGAATGGATTCCAAAAACTGCCTTGAGTCTAGTTAAAAGCTGCAGCACAGCCCCTCTATCTGCATAGCCCCCAGCACATATCAGAGGAGctctgccctacccactgtgggCATCCTTGCTTGGCTGGCAGGAGAGGTGGCATCAGCCTGCAAGGAGCTGCCTCCTAAGTGTTGGACCCAGGAAGAGTCAGGGGTGCTTTGGAGTGGCTGCCCTAATTGTCTAGGGCACAGTATATCTGATGCATGTGTTAAGTCCTGGGTTTAGACGTGCCTCTGAGGACCAGGCAGGGGTAGAGACAAGTCCAGGAGTGGAGCCCAAAGCTGCCCCTCTAGGCGGTGGGAGGAGGATGCCCACAGCCCCCTTAGCCACGTGGGCTGGAGCCACTCAGGCACAGCCAGGCTAATTGGAGCAAATGAGAGGACACTAGGCCTCTCAGGAAAGGTAAATAGAATTACTCACCAAGTGCTGGGGCCCTCTTGGGGAGCCCCCACCCTGCTGCCCACTGCAGGGCCTGTGCacagcagggaggggagaggggacaggCAGAAAGCCTGTGAGGCAAGGCTGGGCCCTTCTGGGTTGCTAGGGTTCCTGTGATTGGGGGACCACAGGCCAGGAGATAGTCCAGCCAGCTGTACCCGCTGGAGGCCCCAGGCGCCTGACCTTGAGGCTTGGGTCAGCTCTTGTCCCAGGCCCTAGCTTCTGGGTCTCCAAACTCTGGATGCCCAGATGCCTATGTGGGCACGGGCTGCTCTGAGTTAGCAACAGGAGAGTGTAAATTCTCCTTCACGCCAGCTGAGCTCAGGGTTGGTGACTGCCCCAAGGTATGCCACTCACCTGGGGCCTCCTGACAGCCCTCCCCATCTTGAGTCCCTCTGCCCTTGTCCTCCCCCACTCCTGGGAACTGGAGCAGGCTGGTGGAGCTGGGTGGTGCTGGGGCCCGGCAGGGGCTGGACTCAGCCAGCCAATAGCActggccctgcccaggcctgcaggTGAATAGAGGAGCCACTTTCTAAGGCAGCCCACACAGAATCCTCCACAACATTCAGATGCTCTGTCCCTTCCCTATTGTGACCTCCCTCCCATCTCTACTTCAGGCCTGATCTTCTGACCCTTTCCCCCAAAGGACCTCCTGGGTTCTGCCtagcagagtgtgtgtgtgccctGAGGG is a window of Nycticebus coucang isolate mNycCou1 chromosome 18, mNycCou1.pri, whole genome shotgun sequence DNA encoding:
- the GCGR gene encoding glucagon receptor, yielding MLRAGAGGTPGCLPAGPPPRPSLPLRLRSAALRRRREVCVRLGGRGRGRGAGADPDRQRRGGQRPDPNVPRGRREQSRSPDRHRAVSTWAAARVDVLERIQEPGAGSRPVGAPALCGQQPVEEDPHLRGPMCPRRAALARCGRQLPGSMSPTWPRHPYLLLLLLLAYKLQATSAQVMDFLFEKWKLYRDQCYHNLSLLPHPTELVCNRTFDKYSCWPDTHPNTTANISCPWYLPWHHKVQHRLVFKRCGPDGQWVRGPRGQPWRNASQCQMDDEELEVQKEVVKMYSSFQGVYTVGYSLSLGALVLALATLLGFRKLHCTRNYVHANLFASFMLKACSVLVIDRLLKTRYSQKIGDDLSVSIWLSDGAMAGCRVASVFMQYGVVANYCWLLVEGVHLHSLLGRATLPERSCFTLYLGIGWGAPMLFVIPWAVIKCLFENVQCWTSNDNMGFWWILRFPVFLAILINFIIFVRIIHLLMAKLQARQMHYTDYKFRLAKSTLTLIPLLGVHEVVFAFVTDEHAQGTLRSTKLFFDLFLSSFQGLLVAVLYCFLNKEVQSELRRYWRRWLLGKALRQELRTSSHVASTGPSHSTPSEKLQLVRGGGSNGAGQDTSGEPPLAGGLPGLAENTF